A genomic segment from Roseibium algicola encodes:
- the pheT gene encoding phenylalanine--tRNA ligase subunit beta, producing the protein MKFTLSWLKEHLETDASLEEIVERLTLIGLEVEEVTNRADRLKPFRIAKVLEAEQHPNADRLRVLKVDTGEGDPVQVVCGAPNARAGLVGVLGKPGDYVPGLDVTLSVGKIRDVESFGMMCSERELELSNEHDGIIDLPADAPVGMAYAEWAGLDEPVIEIGLTPNRPDCTGVYGIARDLAAAGLGKLKERSNEQVRGSFPCPVDVTLDFGDTKPMCKAFGLRLVKGVKNGPSPKWLQDRLTAIGLRPINALVDMTNYITFDQGRPLHVFDADKVHGNLVVRRGKQGEKIDGLNGKSYELDDTICVISDDNGVESLGGILGGEPSGCTEETVNVLIESALWDEDDIAATGRKLGVNTDARYRFERGVDPNYMMPGLEYATRMVMDLCGGEPSETVQAGSVPDTSNIIDFPYSEIRRLSGVDVLPAEANVTLKSLGFWISGAGDTVKVAAPSWRPDIEGKADLVEEVVRIIGLERVPFTPLPRTGTVGQKVLTTGQIRRNKARRALAARGFNEAVTWSFIAKDHAELFGGGSAALALANPISSEMSDMRPSLLPGLLLAAQRNADRGYGNVALFEVGQVFENDTPEGQKMVATGVRRGSAKLQGSGRHWSGVSQAVDVFDAKADAEAALAAIGAPVDKLMVSADAPATFHPGRSGCLKLGPKNVLAVFGEVHPRTLQLLDIEGPLVAFEIFLDALPEPKGKGGRSKGALNVSGLMPVQRDFAFLVGKDISAEALLKAARGAEKTLISDVTLFDIYEGQGVPEGQKSVAIDVTLQPRQKTLTDEEIDAVAKKIIANVEKATGGTLRG; encoded by the coding sequence ACCCGGTGCAGGTTGTGTGCGGTGCGCCGAATGCCCGCGCCGGCCTTGTCGGCGTGCTCGGCAAGCCGGGCGACTATGTTCCCGGCCTTGATGTCACGCTTTCCGTCGGCAAGATCCGCGACGTGGAAAGCTTCGGCATGATGTGCTCGGAGCGCGAGCTGGAACTTTCCAACGAACATGACGGCATCATTGACCTGCCGGCGGATGCACCGGTCGGCATGGCCTATGCCGAATGGGCCGGCCTGGATGAGCCGGTCATCGAAATCGGCCTGACGCCGAACCGCCCGGACTGCACCGGCGTATACGGCATTGCCCGTGATCTTGCCGCAGCCGGCCTCGGCAAGCTGAAGGAACGCAGCAACGAACAGGTTCGCGGCAGTTTCCCCTGCCCGGTCGACGTGACGCTCGATTTCGGCGACACCAAGCCGATGTGCAAGGCCTTCGGCCTGCGCCTGGTCAAGGGCGTGAAGAACGGCCCCTCGCCGAAATGGCTGCAGGACCGCCTGACCGCCATCGGCTTGCGTCCGATCAACGCCCTCGTCGATATGACCAACTACATCACCTTCGATCAGGGCCGGCCGCTGCACGTGTTCGACGCCGACAAGGTTCACGGCAATCTGGTTGTCCGCCGCGGAAAGCAGGGCGAGAAGATCGACGGCCTCAACGGCAAGAGCTACGAACTCGATGACACGATCTGCGTCATTTCCGACGACAACGGCGTTGAAAGTCTCGGCGGCATCCTGGGTGGCGAGCCTTCCGGCTGCACGGAAGAGACTGTCAATGTGCTGATCGAATCCGCCCTTTGGGACGAGGACGACATTGCCGCCACCGGGCGCAAGCTCGGCGTCAATACGGATGCACGCTATCGCTTCGAACGTGGTGTCGATCCCAACTACATGATGCCGGGTCTGGAATATGCCACGCGCATGGTCATGGACCTGTGCGGCGGCGAGCCGTCCGAAACGGTGCAGGCCGGCTCCGTGCCGGATACCAGCAACATCATCGATTTCCCCTATTCGGAAATCAGGCGCCTGTCCGGCGTCGATGTTCTGCCTGCTGAAGCAAACGTCACCCTGAAGTCGCTCGGTTTCTGGATCTCAGGCGCCGGTGACACGGTCAAGGTGGCCGCGCCCAGCTGGCGACCGGACATCGAAGGCAAGGCCGACCTCGTGGAAGAGGTGGTGCGCATCATCGGTCTGGAGCGTGTTCCGTTCACACCACTGCCGCGCACCGGTACCGTCGGCCAGAAGGTGCTGACCACCGGACAGATCCGCCGCAACAAGGCGCGCCGGGCACTGGCCGCCCGTGGCTTCAATGAAGCGGTTACCTGGTCGTTCATTGCCAAGGATCACGCTGAACTCTTCGGTGGCGGCAGCGCTGCGCTTGCGCTGGCCAATCCGATTTCCAGCGAGATGTCCGACATGCGCCCGAGCCTGCTTCCGGGCCTTTTGTTGGCGGCACAGCGCAATGCCGACCGGGGCTATGGCAACGTCGCCCTGTTCGAAGTCGGTCAGGTGTTCGAGAACGATACTCCGGAAGGCCAGAAGATGGTCGCAACCGGCGTGCGCCGCGGGTCTGCCAAGCTTCAGGGTTCCGGCCGGCACTGGTCGGGTGTTTCCCAGGCCGTTGACGTGTTCGACGCCAAGGCGGACGCCGAAGCAGCGTTGGCGGCCATCGGCGCACCGGTAGACAAACTGATGGTGTCTGCAGATGCCCCGGCGACGTTCCACCCGGGCCGGTCCGGCTGTCTCAAGCTTGGCCCGAAAAACGTTCTGGCGGTGTTCGGTGAAGTTCATCCGCGCACGCTGCAGCTGCTCGACATCGAAGGACCGCTGGTCGCCTTCGAGATCTTCCTTGATGCGTTGCCCGAACCCAAAGGCAAGGGTGGCCGTTCCAAGGGTGCCCTCAATGTCAGTGGCCTTATGCCGGTTCAACGCGACTTCGCGTTCCTTGTCGGCAAGGACATTTCGGCCGAGGCCTTGCTCAAAGCGGCTCGTGGCGCGGAAAAGACGCTGATCAGCGATGTCACGCTATTCGACATTTACGAAGGTCAGGGTGTGCCGGAGGGCCAGAAGTCAGTCGCCATCGACGTGACACTGCAGCCGCGTCAGAAGACCCTTACGGACGAGGAAATCGACGCCGTGGCAAAGAAGATCATTGCCAATGTCGAGAAGGCAACCGGTGGCACGCTGAGAGGCTGA
- a CDS encoding nucleotidyltransferase family protein: MTADLQMDVRDARLGDPYAASEETRLAGLEQILRTVPHVMEILTTVRNLALPDAWLVSGGIYQTVWNVLTNRPLLHGIKDFDIIYFDGTDLSYEAEDAVIGKVNQALPDLASLLEVRNQARVHLWYESRFGRPYRPLDCAMDSLTTYASRTHSVAARLEEDGRMVLHAPFGLANLFGMRLVPNYTQPNPETYAEKAARMMALWPELTVIPWDNA, encoded by the coding sequence ATGACCGCCGATTTGCAGATGGATGTACGCGACGCAAGGCTGGGCGATCCCTATGCCGCCAGTGAGGAGACGCGGCTGGCAGGTCTTGAGCAGATCCTCAGGACCGTGCCTCATGTGATGGAAATCCTGACCACCGTCCGCAACCTTGCCCTTCCTGATGCCTGGCTGGTGTCGGGCGGTATCTACCAGACTGTCTGGAACGTCCTCACCAACCGCCCCCTGCTGCACGGCATCAAGGATTTCGACATCATCTATTTCGACGGAACCGATCTATCCTATGAGGCCGAGGACGCTGTTATCGGCAAGGTCAACCAGGCCCTGCCCGACTTGGCGAGCCTTCTGGAAGTGAGAAATCAGGCTCGCGTCCACCTGTGGTACGAGAGCCGTTTCGGCAGGCCATACCGCCCTCTCGACTGTGCCATGGATTCGCTGACGACCTATGCCTCGCGCACCCATTCGGTGGCGGCACGGCTCGAAGAAGACGGGCGCATGGTGTTGCATGCGCCTTTCGGCCTTGCCAACCTGTTCGGCATGCGGCTGGTGCCCAATTACACACAGCCGAACCCGGAAACCTATGCGGAAAAGGCGGCGCGGATGATGGCCCTCTGGCCGGAGCTGACAGTCATTCCCTGGGACAATGCCTGA
- the pabB gene encoding aminodeoxychorismate synthase component I, with protein MPASSFAPGTVLLLDLLKQRSALLFQAPDEVITCSRLEEVQGCLEQLEAAQADGRHAAGYLAYELGFAFEEKLRKRFHQTEEPLLWFGLYGAPAELGLDEAKAMLESVTGDGEAAIGKPEFDMDRAAYDTAFARVRDHLAKGDIYQVNLTMRARFRHQGAPERIFQTLLRRQPVEFAAFLRLEDRTILSLSPELFLERRGTCLRTKPMKGTAPRGRYASEDAKIARTLSSDPKQRSENTMIVDLMRNDLSRIADTGTVKVTKLCEVERYQSLHQMTSTVEAEVPDDVGFARIAEHLFPCGSITGAPKLSAMQIAQDLETGPRGVYTGSIGYLAPGGDFRLNVAIRTLVLRNDGSGEAGSGSGVIFDSGASPEYDECALKLRFMSEDTPGFDLIETLAYHPGDGYLLLERHMQRLQASAAYFGFPFREEDVREELLQHVRTFAASRRVRLLLSADGGISVTSTDLPPAGQEAVFNLVIAQETTWSTDRFLFHKTTNRAFYDDTRQRYQAETGCQEVLFLNENGYLTEGSYTTLFVKRNGSLQTPALRHGLLPGTFRAGLLERGLASEADLTLQDLQEAEEVYVGNSVRGLIRARLLSEQASRSWHMEAGQHNEATRKAG; from the coding sequence ATGCCTGCATCCTCCTTCGCGCCCGGAACGGTCCTGCTGCTGGACCTGTTGAAGCAGCGGTCTGCGCTGTTGTTTCAGGCGCCGGATGAGGTGATCACCTGCTCCCGGCTCGAGGAGGTTCAGGGCTGCCTCGAACAGCTTGAGGCCGCCCAAGCGGACGGGCGCCATGCGGCAGGCTACCTTGCCTATGAACTGGGTTTTGCCTTCGAGGAAAAGCTGCGGAAACGGTTTCATCAAACAGAAGAGCCGTTGCTCTGGTTCGGGCTGTATGGCGCGCCGGCGGAACTGGGTCTCGACGAAGCCAAAGCTATGCTGGAAAGCGTGACTGGCGATGGCGAGGCTGCCATCGGCAAGCCGGAGTTCGATATGGACAGGGCCGCTTACGATACGGCCTTTGCCCGCGTCCGCGACCATCTGGCGAAGGGCGACATCTATCAGGTCAACCTGACCATGCGCGCGCGGTTCCGGCACCAGGGGGCTCCTGAACGGATCTTCCAGACCCTTCTGCGTCGCCAGCCGGTGGAATTTGCCGCTTTCCTGCGCCTTGAAGACCGGACGATCCTGTCTCTCTCGCCGGAACTCTTCCTGGAGCGCCGGGGCACCTGCCTGCGGACCAAACCCATGAAGGGCACCGCGCCCCGAGGGCGTTACGCTTCCGAGGACGCCAAGATTGCGCGCACGCTCTCAAGCGATCCCAAGCAGCGGTCCGAAAACACCATGATCGTCGACCTGATGCGCAACGACCTTTCACGCATCGCCGACACCGGCACGGTCAAGGTGACCAAACTGTGCGAGGTGGAGCGCTACCAAAGCCTTCACCAGATGACCTCGACGGTCGAAGCTGAAGTTCCCGATGACGTCGGCTTTGCACGCATCGCCGAACATCTCTTCCCCTGCGGTTCGATTACGGGAGCGCCGAAACTCAGCGCCATGCAGATTGCCCAGGATCTGGAAACCGGCCCGCGTGGCGTCTACACCGGTTCGATCGGCTATCTCGCGCCTGGAGGCGATTTCCGGTTGAATGTCGCCATCCGGACGCTGGTGCTGCGAAACGACGGCAGCGGCGAAGCCGGAAGCGGGTCCGGTGTGATCTTCGACAGTGGCGCGTCTCCCGAATACGACGAATGCGCCCTGAAACTGAGGTTCATGAGCGAGGACACGCCCGGCTTCGATCTGATCGAGACGCTGGCTTATCACCCGGGCGACGGCTATTTGCTTCTGGAACGGCACATGCAGCGCCTGCAGGCCTCAGCGGCCTATTTCGGCTTTCCTTTCCGCGAAGAAGATGTGCGTGAGGAGCTTCTGCAGCATGTTCGCACCTTTGCCGCTTCCAGGCGTGTGCGGCTGTTGCTGTCGGCGGATGGCGGCATTTCGGTCACGTCGACGGATCTTCCGCCGGCCGGTCAGGAGGCCGTTTTCAATCTGGTGATTGCGCAAGAAACCACGTGGTCAACCGACAGGTTCCTGTTCCACAAGACCACCAACCGGGCCTTCTACGATGACACGCGCCAGCGGTATCAGGCGGAAACCGGTTGCCAGGAGGTGCTGTTCCTGAACGAGAACGGCTATCTCACCGAGGGCAGCTACACCACTCTTTTCGTGAAACGGAACGGCAGCTTGCAGACGCCTGCGCTTCGTCACGGGCTTCTCCCCGGCACCTTCCGGGCGGGGCTTCTGGAACGTGGTCTGGCAAGCGAGGCAGACCTTACGCTTCAGGATCTGCAAGAGGCCGAAGAAGTCTACGTCGGCAATTCCGTGCGCGGTCTGATACGCGCTCGCCTGCTTTCGGAACAAGCGAGTCGTTCGTGGCACATGGAAGCCGGGCAACACAATGAAGCCACCCGCAAGGCAGGGTGA
- a CDS encoding methyl-accepting chemotaxis protein: MNGVEMSQADQMSGQLSGLDQFRQKFARMLIHFIWVNVFLVMGTAWWVGYVSLVAVCGAALLLGVAATGTWIKFGAGVETRLATSMSLAGLVALFVAALATPDGQITYQLDAHMYFFAVLAILASWVDWRALVAYAAVVAVHHLVLNFAMPWAVFPGGADFSRVVFHALVVVAEVGALWWMTDSLARAFAASDKAREEAEAARAQAMVLQHRTAENDEMERAKQKVINERIMAFESDIAAKLDGVGLKVREMRDAATELGTVAENTSSRAGSVSDASETASSNVQMVASAAEELSSSIAEISRQVEQTTGIVNRATENAQTSNSKVAGLANAANRIGEVVTLIQAIAEQTNLLALNATIEAARAGEAGRGFAVVAAEVKELATQTSKATEEIGAQIAAIQAETKDAVESIGVIATTMDEVNSYTAAIAAAVGEQGAATQEISRNVAEAADGTGRVANNIDGVRESVERTSHSVGSMVEAAETLDLETQDMRRAITAFLKDVAA, from the coding sequence ATGAACGGTGTGGAAATGTCTCAAGCGGATCAGATGTCGGGTCAGCTTTCCGGTCTGGACCAGTTCCGGCAGAAGTTTGCGCGGATGCTGATCCATTTTATCTGGGTGAATGTCTTCCTGGTCATGGGAACGGCCTGGTGGGTTGGCTATGTTTCGCTCGTGGCGGTTTGCGGGGCAGCCTTGCTCCTGGGTGTTGCGGCCACCGGTACATGGATCAAGTTCGGAGCCGGCGTCGAAACGCGCCTTGCCACCTCCATGTCCCTTGCCGGGCTGGTTGCCCTGTTCGTGGCCGCTCTGGCGACGCCGGATGGGCAGATCACCTATCAGCTCGACGCACATATGTATTTCTTCGCCGTTCTGGCGATCCTGGCCAGCTGGGTCGACTGGCGGGCGCTGGTTGCCTATGCAGCCGTCGTCGCCGTGCACCACCTTGTGTTGAATTTCGCGATGCCCTGGGCCGTGTTTCCCGGTGGGGCGGATTTCAGCCGCGTGGTCTTTCATGCGCTTGTCGTGGTTGCGGAAGTCGGGGCACTCTGGTGGATGACCGACAGCCTGGCACGAGCGTTTGCCGCTTCCGACAAGGCACGCGAGGAGGCCGAGGCCGCTCGGGCCCAGGCAATGGTGCTGCAGCACCGGACCGCTGAAAATGACGAAATGGAGCGCGCCAAGCAGAAGGTCATCAACGAACGCATCATGGCGTTTGAAAGTGATATCGCTGCCAAGCTGGACGGTGTCGGCCTGAAGGTGCGCGAAATGCGGGATGCCGCAACCGAGCTGGGCACAGTTGCCGAAAACACCTCGTCGCGTGCAGGCTCCGTATCGGATGCGTCCGAAACGGCGTCCTCAAACGTGCAGATGGTTGCTTCCGCCGCAGAAGAGCTGTCGTCCTCGATCGCGGAGATTTCGCGCCAGGTCGAACAGACCACCGGCATCGTCAACCGGGCGACGGAAAATGCGCAAACCAGCAACAGCAAGGTCGCGGGCCTTGCGAATGCGGCCAATCGGATCGGCGAGGTCGTCACGCTGATTCAGGCGATCGCCGAACAGACCAACCTTCTGGCTCTCAATGCCACCATCGAGGCGGCCCGCGCGGGCGAAGCTGGCAGGGGCTTTGCGGTTGTTGCTGCCGAAGTGAAGGAACTGGCGACACAGACGTCCAAGGCAACGGAAGAAATCGGCGCCCAGATCGCGGCGATCCAGGCGGAAACCAAGGACGCGGTGGAATCCATCGGAGTGATTGCGACGACGATGGACGAGGTCAACAGCTATACGGCCGCCATTGCTGCCGCCGTTGGTGAACAAGGCGCGGCGACCCAGGAAATCTCGCGCAATGTGGCGGAAGCCGCGGACGGCACGGGACGGGTTGCCAACAACATCGACGGTGTGCGGGAATCTGTCGAACGCACCAGCCACTCGGTCGGCTCCATGGTCGAGGCGGCCGAGACCCTCGATCTGGAGACCCAGGACATGCGCCGGGCAATCACTGCCTTCCTGAAGGATGTCGCGGCCTGA
- the msrA gene encoding peptide-methionine (S)-S-oxide reductase MsrA yields the protein MSFMTMLTKKFSLPAKDEALPGRSEAIRPAEPHFVNGRPLAGPYPDNMKTLVVGMGCFWGAERLFWQLPGVYVTAVGYAGGYTPNPTYHETCTGRTGHTEVVLVVYDPAEISLGDLLKVFWENHDPTQGMRQGNDTGTQYRSAVYVSEGDDLAGAEQSRQAYQAALKAGGVASTITTEIRELDTFYFAEDYHQQYLAKNPAGYCGIGGTGISCPAGLGQTA from the coding sequence ATGTCGTTCATGACGATGCTGACCAAGAAATTTTCGCTGCCGGCCAAGGACGAGGCCCTGCCGGGGCGTTCCGAAGCGATCCGGCCGGCTGAGCCGCATTTCGTCAACGGACGGCCGCTCGCAGGCCCCTATCCGGACAACATGAAAACCCTTGTTGTCGGAATGGGCTGCTTCTGGGGCGCTGAACGCCTGTTCTGGCAGCTACCCGGTGTCTATGTCACCGCGGTCGGCTACGCGGGCGGATATACGCCCAACCCGACCTACCATGAAACCTGCACCGGGCGCACGGGCCACACGGAAGTGGTCCTGGTCGTTTATGACCCGGCAGAGATTTCCCTCGGAGATCTTCTGAAAGTCTTCTGGGAAAATCACGACCCGACCCAAGGCATGCGCCAGGGCAATGATACCGGTACCCAGTATCGCTCGGCCGTCTACGTGAGCGAAGGAGACGACCTTGCCGGTGCCGAACAGTCGAGGCAAGCCTATCAGGCCGCCCTGAAGGCCGGCGGCGTGGCAAGCACCATCACGACGGAAATCCGGGAGCTGGATACATTCTATTTCGCCGAGGATTACCATCAGCAGTATCTGGCCAAGAACCCGGCCGGCTATTGCGGGATCGGCGGCACGGGCATCTCGTGCCCGGCCGGGCTGGGCCAGACCGCCTGA
- a CDS encoding iron-containing alcohol dehydrogenase, with translation MPLINYVTRVQFGFGELATLKEELALAGISRPLVVTDKGVRGLGFLDKIEAVLGKELAGVYDETPGNPNEAAVRVATDLFKEVEADGIIAIGGGSAIDLAKAVAILAAHGGALKTYAVIEGGLQKITAKTWPTIAIPTTSGTGSEVGRGAIVILDDGRKVGLLSPFLVPKAAIVDPELTMTLPPVLTAATGMDAISHCIETYLAPSFNPPADGIALEGLRRAWANIRKATETPDDKDARANMAIAATMGAMAFQKGLGCVHSLSHALGGLNPKLHHGTLNAVFMPAVLEFNKAAPTSVSENKYARMAGAMGLATGTDIGAAIKEMTAAIGLPVSLSELGVSEDLFDRIIQGALADHSHKTNPIDATADDYLRMLQASY, from the coding sequence ATGCCTCTGATCAATTACGTAACCCGGGTCCAGTTCGGTTTTGGCGAGCTTGCCACGTTGAAGGAGGAACTGGCGCTCGCCGGAATTTCGCGCCCGCTCGTAGTGACGGACAAGGGCGTGCGCGGGCTCGGATTTCTCGACAAGATTGAAGCCGTCCTCGGCAAGGAGCTGGCAGGCGTCTACGACGAGACCCCCGGAAATCCGAATGAGGCGGCCGTTCGTGTCGCGACTGACTTGTTCAAAGAGGTTGAAGCCGACGGAATTATCGCCATTGGTGGCGGATCGGCGATCGATCTTGCAAAGGCGGTTGCCATCCTCGCCGCACATGGTGGCGCCCTGAAGACCTATGCGGTCATCGAGGGTGGCCTGCAAAAAATCACGGCCAAGACCTGGCCGACCATCGCTATTCCGACAACGTCAGGCACAGGTAGCGAAGTTGGACGCGGGGCGATTGTGATACTGGATGATGGCCGAAAAGTCGGCTTGTTGTCTCCATTCCTTGTTCCGAAAGCCGCGATTGTCGATCCGGAATTGACCATGACGCTGCCGCCCGTTTTGACTGCAGCCACCGGAATGGACGCTATCTCGCACTGCATCGAGACCTATCTTGCCCCGTCCTTCAATCCTCCGGCAGACGGCATCGCACTTGAAGGACTGCGCCGCGCCTGGGCGAATATCCGCAAGGCGACGGAAACACCGGATGACAAGGACGCCCGCGCCAACATGGCAATCGCCGCAACCATGGGCGCCATGGCCTTCCAAAAAGGGCTGGGCTGTGTGCACAGTCTCAGTCATGCGCTCGGCGGGCTCAATCCGAAACTGCACCACGGCACCTTGAACGCGGTGTTCATGCCTGCGGTTCTGGAATTCAACAAGGCGGCCCCGACATCCGTCAGCGAGAACAAGTATGCCCGGATGGCCGGTGCCATGGGGCTGGCAACCGGAACGGATATCGGCGCGGCCATCAAGGAGATGACGGCGGCCATCGGGTTGCCCGTCAGCCTGTCGGAGCTGGGTGTTTCGGAAGATCTCTTCGACCGCATCATTCAGGGTGCATTGGCCGACCACAGCCACAAGACCAACCCCATTGACGCAACCGCCGACGACTATCTCAGGATGCTGCAAGCTTCTTATTGA
- a CDS encoding MotA/TolQ/ExbB proton channel family protein, translating to MPDVPTAALPHFLSPLTGLVDQGGPVVLFLLALSLVAAALIAAKLLQFLYLGVGRFGTARKALDLWLDGRPQEAKTIASGGKSVVADIMLKLVQGSARSDTRTELLKEDVERICIQRINTLRAYLRPLDMIAQTAPLIGLLGTVLGMIEAFQAMQGAGAAVDPSVLAGGIWVALLTTAVGLSVAIPVSAIVGWFDSRIEAEQSEMEALVTAFFTGAIAERGAARIVALEASETRHAV from the coding sequence ATGCCTGATGTCCCTACCGCGGCCCTGCCGCACTTCCTGTCTCCGTTGACCGGCCTCGTCGATCAGGGCGGCCCGGTGGTGTTGTTCCTGCTTGCCCTTTCCCTGGTGGCGGCAGCGCTGATTGCCGCCAAGCTGCTGCAGTTCCTGTATCTGGGTGTCGGCCGTTTCGGTACTGCCCGCAAGGCGCTGGACCTTTGGCTGGACGGCCGGCCTCAGGAAGCGAAAACGATAGCGTCCGGCGGAAAATCCGTGGTTGCCGACATCATGCTGAAGCTCGTGCAGGGCAGCGCTCGCAGCGACACCAGGACCGAGCTTCTGAAAGAGGACGTCGAGCGGATCTGCATTCAGCGGATCAACACGCTGAGGGCATACCTTCGCCCGCTCGACATGATCGCGCAGACTGCACCGCTGATCGGCCTTCTGGGGACCGTACTCGGCATGATCGAGGCCTTTCAGGCCATGCAGGGCGCCGGCGCGGCGGTGGACCCTTCCGTTCTCGCCGGCGGTATTTGGGTAGCCTTGCTGACGACCGCCGTCGGCCTTTCGGTCGCAATACCCGTGTCGGCCATTGTCGGCTGGTTCGACAGCCGTATCGAGGCGGAGCAATCCGAGATGGAAGCGCTGGTCACGGCGTTCTTCACCGGGGCGATCGCCGAACGCGGTGCGGCCCGGATCGTGGCCCTGGAGGCTTCGGAGACGAGGCATGCAGTTTAA
- a CDS encoding ExbD/TolR family protein, translating into MQFKARVRRKPVGLTSLIDVIFLLLLFFMLASSFTRYQSLDISSGAEGGGAAERPAYLRIHTSEKLDLNGRPLMKADMAELFSALKENSVVAIWSGPDANVQDVVDVMSEVRRSGLKSVLVTGQ; encoded by the coding sequence ATGCAGTTTAAAGCAAGAGTGCGGCGCAAGCCCGTCGGCCTGACCTCGCTGATCGACGTCATCTTCCTGCTGCTGCTGTTCTTCATGCTGGCGTCCAGCTTCACACGGTACCAGTCGCTGGACATTTCCAGCGGTGCTGAAGGTGGCGGCGCGGCGGAAAGGCCCGCCTATCTGCGTATTCACACGTCGGAAAAGCTGGACCTGAATGGCCGCCCCCTGATGAAGGCGGACATGGCGGAACTGTTTTCCGCGCTCAAGGAAAACAGTGTCGTCGCGATCTGGTCCGGCCCGGATGCAAACGTCCAGGACGTGGTTGATGTCATGTCCGAGGTTCGCAGAAGCGGGCTGAAGAGCGTTCTGGTGACGGGACAATAG
- a CDS encoding ExbD/TolR family protein: MRTKSPQRREPPENTIPLINVVFLMLIFFLFAGSVARDDARKIEPPLNILEDETIRSTGALIVDPQGRTFAGEAEVDVADWLAQQEEPGGTDGPIKVAADGTLKADALEKVLRELKDAGRTDIVLITRRGSK, encoded by the coding sequence ATGCGCACGAAATCCCCACAGCGCCGCGAACCGCCGGAAAACACCATTCCGCTGATCAACGTCGTTTTCCTGATGCTGATCTTCTTCCTGTTTGCAGGGTCGGTTGCCCGGGACGATGCCAGGAAAATCGAACCGCCGCTGAACATACTGGAAGACGAGACCATCCGGTCCACCGGCGCACTCATTGTTGACCCGCAAGGCCGCACCTTTGCCGGAGAGGCTGAAGTCGACGTTGCCGACTGGCTTGCGCAGCAGGAAGAGCCAGGCGGCACTGACGGCCCGATCAAGGTGGCTGCGGACGGCACGCTGAAGGCGGACGCCCTGGAAAAGGTGTTGCGCGAGCTGAAGGATGCCGGACGCACCGACATCGTGCTCATAACAAGAAGAGGCTCTAAGTGA
- a CDS encoding energy transducer TonB — protein sequence MSFARFLAAGAILSLVLHGTGAAFFAKDPNEISIAASEGGGVSVIGSIEDLVAGAQVDAVADPQPVEDVKPDVEPIEEVQVDTAKPEVRSGTPVRPVEVQPSPAVAEAVPDTPASEPAPSVPMVASVTSLEPVKAPATTPEVATASETLQGSVTPEPVKPPVEPVEPAPEQKPVEIARVEPAAPVETVQPVDLQTEVQQPVADPLAEVTQTPNRKPKPPVRNAEAPKTEEREKARKVVKAQRKGVETSARKGGERVTSQNAKSNTNGRANARTNDGGTRATSNYQGKVVAKLRRAKRYPREAKRQRLEGTVSVGFTISSNGAVSGIRVTRSSGHPVLDQAALDMVRRASPMPKFPGDIRVARMNMQVPVRFDH from the coding sequence GTGAGTTTCGCGCGTTTCCTGGCTGCCGGGGCCATCCTTTCTCTGGTGCTGCACGGCACCGGCGCCGCCTTTTTCGCGAAAGATCCGAATGAGATCTCCATTGCAGCTTCTGAAGGCGGCGGCGTTTCGGTGATCGGGTCCATCGAGGATCTTGTAGCCGGAGCACAAGTGGATGCCGTAGCCGATCCTCAGCCTGTCGAGGACGTGAAGCCGGACGTAGAGCCAATCGAAGAAGTACAGGTGGACACCGCAAAGCCCGAGGTGCGGTCCGGCACGCCGGTGAGACCGGTAGAAGTGCAGCCAAGCCCGGCCGTTGCCGAGGCAGTGCCTGACACGCCAGCTTCAGAACCTGCTCCGTCCGTTCCGATGGTCGCAAGCGTTACTTCATTGGAACCGGTGAAAGCGCCGGCGACAACGCCGGAGGTGGCGACGGCGTCCGAAACGTTGCAGGGCAGTGTCACACCGGAACCGGTCAAGCCGCCAGTAGAGCCAGTCGAGCCGGCACCGGAGCAAAAACCTGTCGAAATTGCACGGGTGGAGCCAGCCGCACCGGTCGAGACTGTTCAGCCGGTGGACCTGCAAACCGAAGTGCAACAGCCTGTTGCCGATCCGCTGGCCGAGGTCACGCAGACACCGAACCGCAAACCCAAGCCGCCCGTGCGAAATGCGGAAGCCCCCAAGACCGAAGAGCGGGAAAAAGCCAGGAAGGTTGTGAAAGCGCAGAGGAAGGGTGTGGAAACCAGCGCCCGAAAGGGTGGTGAACGCGTCACCAGCCAGAACGCAAAATCCAACACCAATGGCCGGGCGAATGCCCGTACCAATGATGGCGGCACCAGAGCAACGTCCAACTATCAGGGCAAGGTGGTGGCCAAACTGCGCCGCGCAAAACGTTATCCCCGTGAAGCGAAACGTCAGAGACTGGAGGGAACGGTGAGTGTCGGCTTCACGATTTCATCCAACGGTGCTGTTTCCGGTATTCGCGTGACCCGGTCTTCCGGGCACCCGGTGCTGGACCAGGCCGCGCTCGACATGGTGCGCAGGGCTTCGCCCATGCCCAAGTTTCCGGGTGATATTCGTGTTGCGCGCATGAACATGCAGGTGCCAGTCCGCTTCGACCACTAA